In a genomic window of Desulfovibrio inopinatus DSM 10711:
- a CDS encoding flagellin, translated as MSLVINHNLMAMNAARNLSSAYGDLAVSTRRLSSGLRIGTAADDAAGLAIRELMRADIATLNQGIRNANDAISMIQTADGALSIIDEKLIRMKELAEQAATGTYTSSQRLIIDSEYQAMASEITRIAMATDFNGIHLLNGNLSSTNHDGSGLNPTGQLKVHFGTGNDSNEDYYYVNIGNATASAFGLGLAAGGNTAGNSISTQELAQNALDAIQQAIISKDKIRAALGALQNRLENTISNLQIQSENLQSAESRISDVDVATEMTEFVRNQILTQSAVAMLAQANSLPKMAMQLIGG; from the coding sequence ATGTCCCTGGTCATTAATCACAACTTGATGGCTATGAATGCCGCAAGAAACTTGTCGAGTGCTTACGGGGATCTGGCTGTATCTACCCGACGTCTGTCGTCCGGGCTTCGAATTGGCACTGCGGCCGATGACGCGGCCGGACTGGCTATTCGTGAGCTCATGCGGGCCGACATTGCAACCTTGAACCAAGGTATCCGCAACGCTAACGATGCGATTTCTATGATACAAACCGCCGACGGTGCGCTTTCGATCATCGATGAAAAGCTCATCCGTATGAAAGAGTTGGCTGAACAAGCCGCAACGGGTACGTATACCTCGTCTCAACGTTTGATTATTGATTCGGAATATCAAGCCATGGCTTCGGAAATTACCCGAATCGCGATGGCAACTGACTTCAACGGTATTCATTTGCTTAACGGGAACCTGTCGAGTACAAACCATGACGGTTCCGGGTTGAATCCGACTGGGCAGTTGAAAGTTCACTTCGGTACCGGCAACGATAGCAACGAAGACTACTACTACGTCAATATCGGGAACGCCACGGCATCGGCGTTTGGTCTGGGACTCGCAGCGGGCGGCAATACGGCCGGCAACAGCATCTCGACCCAGGAACTTGCGCAGAATGCTTTGGACGCTATCCAGCAGGCTATTATCTCCAAGGATAAGATCCGAGCTGCTCTTGGTGCACTTCAGAACCGCCTGGAAAACACCATCTCCAATCTGCAGATTCAGTCTGAGAACTTGCAGTCCGCAGAATCGCGTATTTCGGATGTGGATGTCGCGACCGAAATGACGGAATTTGTGCGTAACCAGATTTTGACACAGTCTGCTGTCGCCATGTTGGCGCAGGCCAACTCGCTGCCTAAGATGGCAATGCAGCTTATCGGTGGTTAA
- a CDS encoding arylesterase, translating into MRVYHDRFSIPMSPLGAWLAILCLCLLPHTVQAATIVAFGDSLTAGFGLSQDEAFPAVLENTLRNKGYDVTIVNAGISGDTTAGGVSRLSAVLSQKPDGVILELGANDGLRAFDVAFMKDNLHTILSTLQKHDIPTLLVGMYAPRNMGPVYGKQYKAAFSSLAEEFNAAFYPFFLEGVALDPDLVLSDGLHPNAEGVQRIVQRILPTVETFLEKQGVATHQTP; encoded by the coding sequence ATGCGAGTCTACCATGATCGGTTCTCGATTCCAATGAGCCCTCTTGGGGCTTGGTTGGCCATATTGTGTCTGTGTTTGCTTCCACATACGGTGCAGGCGGCTACTATTGTCGCTTTTGGTGATAGTCTGACCGCTGGTTTTGGCTTGTCGCAGGATGAAGCATTTCCCGCGGTGCTTGAAAACACGTTACGTAATAAAGGGTATGATGTAACAATCGTCAACGCCGGAATTTCTGGAGATACGACCGCTGGTGGGGTCTCACGTCTTTCAGCTGTGTTGTCCCAAAAACCGGATGGTGTCATTCTCGAACTCGGTGCCAACGATGGATTACGTGCTTTTGATGTCGCGTTTATGAAGGATAATTTGCATACAATTCTTTCAACCCTGCAAAAACATGATATTCCGACGTTACTGGTCGGCATGTATGCTCCACGAAATATGGGACCAGTGTATGGCAAACAGTACAAAGCGGCGTTCTCTAGCCTTGCCGAAGAATTTAATGCGGCGTTCTACCCGTTTTTCCTGGAAGGTGTTGCTCTGGATCCCGATCTTGTCTTGTCGGATGGGCTCCATCCGAATGCTGAAGGGGTACAGCGTATCGTTCAGCGTATTCTCCCAACGGTGGAAACGTTTCTGGAGAAGCAAGGTGTCGCGACACATCAAACTCCGTAA
- a CDS encoding diguanylate cyclase has protein sequence MHSSYGVQTKVLLVEDSRTFGAFVSQRIQADLGTDVAWTMSLAETRELILREGHTFFMALLDINLPDAPDGQVVDEVLSKGIPAAVFTGEISDDLRDLYWSKQIIDYVTKDSIEVVDYVVRLVARIRANAGIGVAVVDDSSLSRRQMTSLLRAHRYIVYDVENGEACLDLLTKHPDIKLVITDYNMAHMDGFMLTREIRKRYSKDVLSIIGISAHGGLSISARFIKSGANDYLNKPFVNEEFYCRVSQNVEMIELINNIREYANKDYLTGISNRRHFFEQAQHAFDLHKDAQLPCAMVIIDIDDFKGINDSFGHDVGDKALHWFAQLLADRFGQDHLVARFGGEEFSIFLRNVSREEAFQLLDALREHVGCHHIPVGEMLLRFTISIGVSFTPQASLETMIKQADDLLYSAKHSGRNRVVVEKTSK, from the coding sequence ATGCATTCGTCATATGGCGTTCAAACCAAGGTGCTTCTTGTCGAAGACAGTCGAACGTTTGGTGCTTTTGTCTCACAACGTATTCAAGCTGATCTCGGTACCGATGTCGCATGGACCATGTCGTTGGCTGAAACTCGGGAATTGATACTTCGTGAAGGCCACACATTTTTTATGGCATTGTTGGATATTAATTTGCCTGATGCGCCGGATGGTCAAGTTGTTGATGAGGTGTTGTCCAAAGGGATCCCTGCCGCAGTATTTACAGGAGAAATCAGTGACGATTTGCGTGATTTGTATTGGTCCAAACAAATTATAGACTACGTAACCAAAGACTCTATCGAGGTTGTGGATTACGTGGTGAGACTTGTCGCTCGGATTCGCGCCAATGCTGGCATTGGTGTGGCAGTAGTTGACGATTCCAGTTTGTCGAGACGACAGATGACGAGCTTGCTCCGCGCTCATCGTTATATCGTCTACGATGTCGAGAATGGTGAAGCCTGTTTAGATTTATTGACAAAGCATCCGGACATCAAACTCGTCATCACAGATTATAACATGGCACACATGGACGGGTTTATGCTGACTCGTGAAATTCGTAAGCGCTATTCCAAAGATGTTTTGTCAATAATAGGCATTTCAGCGCATGGCGGACTCTCGATTTCAGCACGTTTTATTAAAAGTGGGGCCAATGATTATTTGAATAAACCATTTGTTAATGAAGAATTTTATTGTCGCGTTTCACAAAATGTCGAGATGATTGAACTCATTAACAATATTCGAGAATACGCGAATAAAGACTATCTGACGGGAATATCGAATCGTCGCCATTTTTTTGAACAAGCGCAACACGCCTTTGATCTCCATAAAGACGCGCAGCTTCCGTGCGCTATGGTTATTATCGACATCGACGATTTCAAAGGGATCAACGATTCATTTGGACATGATGTTGGAGACAAGGCACTTCATTGGTTTGCCCAGCTTCTCGCTGATCGATTTGGTCAAGATCATCTTGTCGCGCGATTCGGTGGCGAAGAATTCTCCATCTTTTTACGCAACGTTTCCCGAGAAGAAGCATTCCAGCTCTTGGATGCATTACGTGAACATGTCGGTTGCCATCATATACCGGTCGGGGAAATGTTATTGCGTTTTACCATCAGCATTGGTGTGAGCTTCACACCGCAAGCGTCGCTTGAGACCATGATTAAACAGGCCGATGACTTGCTGTATTCAGCCAAGCATTCCGGTCGAAATCGGGTTGTTGTGGAGAAGACGTCTAAGTGA
- the rnhA gene encoding ribonuclease HI produces MTQDTVTIYTDGACLGNPGRGGWAAILEFGDTQKELCGGFRKTTNNRMELLAVIEALSVLTRPCSVQIVTDSRYVHDAIEKKWLAGWVRKGWVTASKTPVKNVDLWKRLMPLLEQHDVRFSWVRGHTGHPQNERCDVLAKGMAEKPGQPEDTAYTG; encoded by the coding sequence ATGACACAGGATACAGTAACCATTTACACAGATGGCGCCTGTCTGGGTAATCCCGGTCGAGGCGGATGGGCTGCCATTCTCGAATTCGGCGATACGCAAAAAGAACTCTGTGGCGGCTTTCGAAAAACAACCAACAATCGTATGGAACTTCTTGCCGTCATCGAAGCTCTGTCAGTTTTGACCAGACCATGTTCGGTGCAGATTGTGACGGATTCACGCTATGTCCATGACGCTATCGAGAAAAAATGGCTTGCCGGTTGGGTTCGCAAAGGTTGGGTGACCGCGTCGAAAACGCCCGTCAAAAACGTGGACCTCTGGAAACGCCTTATGCCCTTGTTGGAACAACATGATGTCCGCTTTTCATGGGTTCGAGGCCATACAGGGCATCCCCAAAATGAGCGCTGCGATGTGTTGGCTAAAGGTATGGCGGAAAAACCCGGTCAACCGGAAGACACGGCATATACCGGCTAA
- the rnc gene encoding ribonuclease III, with product MELRVNEDTLETLQQSIHHAFSHINHLQTALTHSSYANENHGVAEHNERLEFLGDAVLELCVSQELYARFPDAPEGALTRMRSKLVNERSLAELARRLDLSEYVYLGKGEEVQGGRERPSLLSDVVEAIFGAIFLDAGFDAARHTILMLFKDKWPVTLAPPKAKDYKSRLQEYTQSHFKERPLYALARSFGPEHAKMFEVELRLPDGNTMTATGTSVKKAQQLVAKQALARYDPERAS from the coding sequence ATGGAGCTTAGGGTGAACGAGGATACATTGGAAACACTTCAACAATCAATTCATCATGCATTTTCACACATCAATCATTTACAAACGGCGCTTACTCACAGTTCTTATGCCAATGAAAATCATGGTGTTGCTGAACACAATGAACGCCTTGAATTTTTAGGGGATGCAGTCCTTGAGCTATGTGTCTCTCAAGAACTCTATGCTCGATTTCCCGATGCTCCCGAAGGAGCTCTAACCCGTATGCGCTCTAAACTCGTCAACGAGCGAAGCTTAGCCGAGCTTGCCAGACGACTTGACCTCAGCGAGTATGTCTATCTCGGCAAAGGAGAAGAGGTCCAAGGAGGACGAGAGCGACCGTCACTATTGAGTGATGTTGTAGAAGCAATATTTGGAGCCATATTTCTCGACGCCGGTTTCGACGCCGCTCGACACACCATCCTCATGCTGTTCAAGGACAAATGGCCTGTGACACTGGCTCCTCCCAAAGCAAAAGACTATAAAAGCCGCTTACAGGAATATACCCAAAGTCATTTCAAAGAACGTCCTCTATATGCCTTGGCACGAAGTTTTGGTCCCGAACATGCTAAAATGTTTGAAGTTGAACTTCGCCTTCCCGACGGAAACACCATGACAGCGACAGGGACAAGTGTCAAAAAAGCACAACAACTCGTAGCAAAACAAGCCCTTGCGAGATACGATCCAGAAAGAGCTTCATGA
- a CDS encoding flagellar hook protein FlgE, with amino-acid sequence MGLNTAMWTGVTGMVAHGEKMGVIGNNLANVSTVGYKSSRMEFEDLLSHDISTSAGISQVGMGVGIADVLTDFSLGGLESTNEATDLAINGDGFFKVQTDEGQNYYTRAGDFTFDADGYLVDTHGYKVQGWAVDQDKVRADRVAGITYDQVPIVGTSTDVQLDLYQIPAEATRNLSIITNLDTSSERQTESTTGNPYFSLYEKYNYDPTKPNEDPLPDTAFSYQTTIKVYDQKGEAHDVSVYYDKVSEEDGTEYWQFAVAGDPEEDGRVLPDDGSGVELSTTAQAGLVMMGTLAFDDTGKLMNMSAFTLASDAASTAGTPPSFGLDQWTPATVGTSGYPEFTMNFRDVTNGSSTDGDNSVSISLNLGLEDVNGFVVPAGVTSAADVGTDAANIPGFNQDTLTRNANSTTNYGISSSTLYTSQDGYPPGILQGVAVDTDGVLTGRYSNGQVQELYALTLVDFNSPWGLRREGGNLYSETIESGQALEGRANSGQFGAMASYTLEASNVDMATEMTDMILTQRGFQANSKVITTTDTMLGEVIQLKR; translated from the coding sequence ATGGGACTGAACACGGCAATGTGGACGGGTGTTACCGGCATGGTCGCGCACGGAGAGAAGATGGGCGTGATTGGCAACAACCTGGCCAACGTATCGACTGTCGGATATAAGTCGTCCCGGATGGAGTTTGAAGACTTGTTGAGTCATGATATCAGTACTTCCGCGGGCATCTCGCAAGTAGGCATGGGCGTCGGAATTGCCGATGTGCTGACGGACTTCAGCCTTGGAGGGCTGGAGTCGACCAACGAAGCCACCGATCTTGCCATCAACGGCGACGGTTTCTTCAAAGTCCAGACTGATGAAGGACAGAATTACTACACCCGCGCTGGCGACTTCACATTCGATGCCGATGGCTATCTTGTTGACACGCACGGTTACAAGGTCCAGGGATGGGCTGTAGACCAGGACAAGGTACGTGCTGATCGTGTCGCTGGCATTACGTACGATCAAGTGCCCATCGTCGGAACGAGCACAGATGTCCAGCTTGATCTGTATCAAATTCCAGCCGAAGCAACGCGGAATTTAAGTATCATTACCAATCTTGATACGTCATCCGAGAGGCAGACGGAGAGCACAACGGGTAATCCTTATTTTTCTCTTTATGAGAAGTATAATTACGACCCGACAAAACCGAATGAAGATCCGTTGCCTGATACGGCGTTCTCTTATCAGACGACTATCAAGGTGTATGACCAAAAAGGGGAAGCCCACGACGTCAGTGTCTATTATGACAAAGTCAGTGAAGAAGATGGCACTGAATACTGGCAATTTGCTGTTGCCGGAGACCCGGAAGAAGACGGCCGTGTATTGCCTGATGATGGGTCTGGTGTCGAATTGTCTACCACGGCTCAAGCTGGTCTGGTGATGATGGGAACGCTGGCTTTTGACGATACGGGCAAACTCATGAATATGAGCGCCTTCACTTTAGCGAGCGATGCAGCTTCAACAGCCGGTACTCCGCCAAGCTTTGGATTGGATCAATGGACTCCGGCTACTGTGGGGACATCGGGATATCCCGAGTTCACCATGAACTTCCGAGATGTGACCAACGGCAGTTCCACGGATGGGGATAACAGTGTCTCTATTTCACTGAATCTCGGCTTGGAAGATGTCAACGGCTTTGTGGTTCCAGCTGGCGTAACGAGTGCAGCCGACGTCGGGACAGATGCGGCCAATATTCCTGGCTTTAATCAAGATACCCTCACTCGAAATGCAAATTCGACGACGAACTATGGGATCTCTTCGTCTACGCTCTATACGTCACAAGACGGTTATCCTCCGGGAATCCTTCAGGGCGTGGCCGTGGATACGGATGGTGTGTTGACGGGGCGGTATTCCAATGGGCAGGTCCAAGAACTGTATGCACTGACCTTGGTCGACTTCAACAGTCCGTGGGGATTGCGTCGTGAAGGCGGCAACTTGTACTCCGAAACGATTGAATCCGGCCAGGCGCTTGAAGGACGGGCTAACAGCGGCCAATTCGGAGCAATGGCGTCTTATACGCTCGAAGCGTCCAACGTGGATATGGCCACAGAAATGACGGACATGATTTTGACTCAACGTGGCTTCCAGGCCAACAGTAAAGTCATTACGACGACCGATACGATGCTTGGCGAAGTTATCCAGCTGAAGCGTTAA
- a CDS encoding type III pantothenate kinase, whose amino-acid sequence MNRIVLADVGNTNVKLGITTAGGEIDAYVIPTDPLDTADNWGLRLLNILRHADVRPEDVEAVLVSSVVPPMDPLIDNACRRFLQRAPLFVPKSLPVPLNNCYERPYEVGADRLVTAYAARRIHPEGGLIVIDFGTATTFECVRGNDYLGGLICPGVLSSAQALSSRTAKLPQITLEPSTDELTIGKSTSESLNQGLVFGFAAMVDGIATRLTALLDSPVTVTATGGFAAKLAPYCERIDDVQPDLLLGGLRRLYLETMQSTP is encoded by the coding sequence ATGAATAGAATTGTCCTTGCCGATGTCGGCAATACCAATGTTAAGCTGGGAATCACCACTGCTGGTGGTGAAATCGATGCCTATGTCATCCCGACTGATCCGTTGGACACGGCTGATAATTGGGGGCTTCGTCTTCTTAATATTTTGCGCCATGCTGATGTGCGTCCCGAAGATGTTGAAGCCGTGCTTGTTTCCAGCGTGGTTCCCCCCATGGACCCGTTGATTGATAACGCCTGCCGGCGATTTCTTCAGCGCGCTCCATTGTTTGTTCCCAAAAGCTTGCCCGTTCCCCTCAATAATTGCTACGAACGGCCCTATGAAGTTGGTGCCGACCGATTGGTGACGGCTTATGCCGCGCGTCGTATCCATCCGGAAGGGGGATTGATTGTCATCGATTTCGGTACGGCCACAACTTTTGAATGTGTCCGTGGAAATGATTATCTTGGCGGCCTCATTTGTCCGGGAGTGCTCAGTTCGGCCCAGGCACTGTCTTCCAGGACGGCCAAGTTGCCTCAAATAACCCTGGAGCCCTCGACAGACGAGTTGACGATCGGCAAGAGCACGTCCGAATCGTTGAATCAGGGGCTTGTGTTCGGATTTGCCGCAATGGTTGATGGGATAGCAACGCGGCTTACTGCATTGCTCGATAGCCCTGTCACTGTAACGGCAACAGGCGGCTTTGCCGCAAAGTTGGCCCCATATTGTGAACGAATCGATGATGTGCAGCCCGACCTTCTGCTTGGCGGGCTTCGCCGTCTGTATCTGGAAACCATGCAATCAACACCCTAG
- the folD gene encoding bifunctional methylenetetrahydrofolate dehydrogenase/methenyltetrahydrofolate cyclohydrolase FolD: MIVLDGKQTAAEIRAKLKNDVEGLVKKHGRSPCLAVILVGEDPASQIYVRNKERACEEVGIHSRAFRLDADTTQEKLEKLISDLNASDDIDGILLQLPLPSGLDPLACQLLTSPGKDVDGFHPENMGRLTMGMPGLRPCTPAGVMAVLERYDISPAGKHAVVIGRSNIVGKPMAMMLAQTGPLANATVTICHSRTKDLPGICRQADIVIAAVGRPKMVKKDWVKPGAVVIDVGMNRTDEGLCGDVDYEELKETASAMTPVPGGIGPMTIAQLLVNTVEAYKNHMNA, encoded by the coding sequence ATGATCGTACTTGATGGAAAACAAACTGCCGCCGAAATTCGAGCGAAGTTAAAGAACGACGTCGAAGGACTCGTGAAAAAACATGGTCGCTCGCCGTGTCTGGCCGTTATCCTCGTGGGGGAAGATCCGGCTTCACAGATTTACGTGCGTAATAAAGAACGCGCCTGTGAAGAGGTCGGTATTCATTCTCGCGCTTTTCGGCTTGATGCCGACACCACCCAGGAAAAGCTTGAGAAACTCATTTCCGATCTGAACGCCAGTGATGACATTGATGGTATTTTACTGCAGTTGCCATTGCCTTCCGGTCTTGATCCACTGGCCTGCCAGTTATTGACATCTCCAGGCAAAGATGTTGACGGGTTTCACCCGGAAAACATGGGGCGTCTGACGATGGGGATGCCAGGCTTACGGCCGTGTACTCCGGCTGGTGTTATGGCCGTTCTTGAGCGGTACGACATCAGTCCTGCGGGCAAGCATGCGGTGGTCATCGGTCGCAGTAACATCGTGGGTAAACCCATGGCGATGATGCTTGCGCAAACCGGACCATTAGCCAATGCTACGGTGACAATCTGCCACTCGCGCACAAAAGATTTACCCGGAATTTGTCGTCAGGCCGATATTGTTATCGCAGCGGTGGGGCGGCCCAAAATGGTCAAAAAAGATTGGGTCAAACCCGGCGCGGTTGTCATTGATGTTGGCATGAACCGTACCGACGAAGGGTTGTGCGGCGATGTGGATTACGAGGAGCTTAAGGAAACAGCTTCGGCCATGACCCCGGTTCCGGGGGGCATCGGTCCCATGACGATTGCTCAACTGCTCGTAAACACGGTTGAAGCCTATAAGAATCACATGAACGCCTAA
- the eno gene encoding phosphopyruvate hydratase produces the protein MSTITAIFAREILDSRGNPTVEVEVGLDSGASGRAAVPSGASTGSREALELRDGDKTRYGGKGVQKAVENVIGEITENIVGMNALNQVAVDNAMIELDGTENKARLGANALLGVSLATARAASNYLGLPLYQYLGGVNAKVLPTPMMNIINGGMHAPNNLDIQEFMILPLGAHTFFDALRMGAETFHTLKAILNKDGHSTAVGDEGGFAPNLKSHDEAFSYIVKAIEEAGYQPGVEIALGIDAAATEFFKDGKYVLTGENLSLSAAEMVDYLENFVGKYPLISIEDGLAEGDWDGWKRLTLELGDRIQLVGDDVFVTNPDILAEGIDAGVANSILIKLNQIGTLTETLDTIEMAKQAAYTTVVSHRSGETEDCFISDLAVGVNAGQIKTGSLCRSDRLAKYNQLLRIEEELDEQAIYFGPVMAAQWFDEE, from the coding sequence ATGAGCACCATTACCGCGATTTTTGCTAGAGAAATTCTTGATTCCCGCGGCAACCCCACGGTTGAAGTGGAAGTTGGCCTGGATTCGGGCGCATCGGGGAGAGCGGCTGTGCCCTCGGGGGCATCAACGGGGTCGCGTGAAGCCCTGGAGCTGCGAGATGGGGACAAAACCCGCTATGGCGGCAAGGGCGTGCAGAAAGCTGTTGAGAACGTCATTGGTGAGATCACCGAAAATATTGTCGGCATGAATGCGTTGAATCAGGTCGCCGTGGATAATGCCATGATCGAACTCGATGGCACGGAAAACAAAGCCCGGCTTGGCGCCAATGCGTTATTGGGCGTATCCTTGGCAACGGCTCGTGCCGCGTCCAACTATCTTGGCTTGCCGTTGTACCAGTATCTTGGCGGCGTCAATGCCAAAGTGCTGCCCACTCCCATGATGAATATCATCAATGGTGGGATGCATGCTCCTAACAATCTGGATATCCAGGAATTTATGATTCTGCCGCTTGGCGCGCACACCTTTTTCGACGCGTTGCGTATGGGCGCGGAAACGTTTCACACCCTAAAAGCTATCCTGAACAAAGATGGCCATTCAACGGCGGTTGGTGATGAAGGTGGATTTGCCCCCAACCTTAAAAGTCATGATGAAGCTTTCAGCTACATTGTCAAAGCCATTGAAGAAGCTGGCTATCAGCCTGGCGTTGAGATTGCTTTGGGCATTGATGCCGCGGCAACAGAATTTTTCAAAGACGGCAAGTACGTGCTCACAGGTGAAAATTTGTCGTTGTCCGCTGCGGAAATGGTGGACTACCTCGAAAATTTTGTCGGCAAATACCCGCTTATTTCCATTGAAGATGGCTTGGCCGAAGGCGACTGGGACGGCTGGAAACGCTTGACGCTGGAACTCGGTGACCGCATTCAGCTCGTCGGCGATGATGTCTTTGTGACGAATCCTGATATCCTTGCCGAAGGTATTGATGCCGGTGTTGCCAACTCGATTCTCATCAAACTCAATCAGATTGGTACGCTGACTGAAACGCTCGACACAATCGAGATGGCCAAGCAGGCTGCGTACACCACGGTTGTTTCTCATCGTTCCGGTGAAACGGAAGATTGCTTTATTTCCGACTTGGCCGTTGGGGTCAACGCTGGTCAAATTAAGACAGGTTCATTGTGCCGCAGTGATCGTTTGGCCAAGTACAACCAACTTCTCCGTATCGAAGAAGAACTTGATGAACAGGCCATTTACTTTGGGCCGGTTATGGCTGCCCAATGGTTTGACGAAGAATAA
- a CDS encoding ABC transporter ATP-binding protein — MMSLKNVHLTLSSPAGRVNILRGVDFQVEHGDIVAIAGPSGAGKTTLLMLMAGLEKATSGEVVAAGMHLDTLNEDALATFRRDNVGIVFQSFHLAPSMTALENVALPLELAYTTDAFEQAQKALDAVGLGSRLTHYPSQLSGGEQQRVALARAFAGQPKLILADEPTGNLDAATGETVMNLLFDLAQRIAATLILITHDNTLAKRCHRIVHMRDGRLEEHSSNHPSEYMEASLT; from the coding sequence ATGATGAGCCTAAAAAACGTCCATCTTACATTATCCAGTCCAGCTGGAAGGGTCAATATTCTGCGCGGAGTGGACTTTCAGGTGGAACATGGTGACATTGTCGCTATTGCCGGCCCTTCCGGAGCCGGGAAAACGACATTGCTCATGCTGATGGCCGGCCTTGAAAAAGCAACATCCGGTGAAGTTGTTGCCGCTGGCATGCACCTGGACACCCTCAATGAAGATGCCTTGGCCACCTTCCGCCGTGATAATGTCGGCATCGTGTTTCAGTCGTTCCATTTGGCACCATCTATGACAGCGTTAGAAAACGTCGCATTGCCGTTGGAACTCGCCTATACAACCGATGCCTTTGAACAAGCCCAAAAGGCACTTGATGCGGTTGGACTCGGGTCACGCCTCACGCACTATCCAAGCCAGCTCTCGGGTGGTGAGCAACAACGTGTCGCCCTTGCTCGAGCCTTTGCCGGACAGCCGAAACTCATTCTCGCCGATGAACCCACTGGAAACCTCGATGCGGCAACGGGCGAGACCGTCATGAATCTGCTTTTCGACCTGGCACAACGTATAGCTGCAACACTTATTCTCATTACCCATGACAACACGTTGGCAAAACGCTGTCATCGTATCGTTCATATGCGTGATGGCCGACTTGAAGAACATTCTTCCAACCACCCCAGTGAATACATGGAGGCCTCCCTGACGTGA
- a CDS encoding phosphotransacetylase family protein, with protein MAGIYVGSTSGYSGKNMVVMGLGLRLQKEGYDVAYMKPVGALPKEVNGKLGDEDAFFVQDILGLDEDPELVTPVVVTQDFKVKAFSGKCSDLMGNILRSYDAISKDKDVTIVAGSGSMYSGRYCNVDGIQVVQTLGVKTIVIDRFQKELNYDYLVVLKDTLGENLLGVILNDIAPNLIDEVETLIAPFLERNGVKVLGVIPRDPLMGAIKVADLADRLGGKVISAHHKSDRIVESFLIGTMQVENFMTHFRKHKNSAVIVGGDRSDVQLVALEGDSPCLVLTGNLYPNDIILTRSEVLEIPIIVVRDDTFTVAKKMEAILERHKLRDVIKIRQGAQLVSSNIDFAYIKEYLGLK; from the coding sequence ATGGCAGGAATATATGTTGGATCAACGTCCGGATATTCCGGAAAAAACATGGTGGTTATGGGACTTGGGCTGCGATTGCAGAAAGAGGGATATGACGTTGCCTACATGAAGCCTGTTGGCGCTCTGCCCAAGGAAGTCAATGGCAAGCTCGGAGACGAAGATGCCTTTTTTGTCCAGGATATCCTGGGATTGGACGAAGATCCTGAACTCGTCACTCCTGTCGTTGTTACCCAAGATTTCAAGGTAAAAGCGTTCAGCGGAAAGTGCAGTGATCTCATGGGCAATATTTTGCGGAGCTACGATGCCATCAGCAAAGATAAAGATGTTACCATTGTTGCTGGTTCCGGCTCAATGTATTCTGGTCGATATTGTAATGTCGACGGAATTCAAGTTGTGCAAACACTCGGTGTCAAAACCATTGTGATCGATCGGTTCCAGAAAGAACTGAACTATGACTATCTTGTTGTATTGAAAGATACGCTTGGCGAGAATCTGCTCGGCGTTATTTTAAATGATATCGCTCCGAACCTTATCGACGAAGTGGAAACACTCATCGCACCGTTTCTTGAGCGAAATGGGGTGAAGGTGCTTGGCGTGATTCCTCGCGATCCACTTATGGGAGCGATCAAAGTCGCGGACTTGGCCGATCGACTTGGCGGAAAGGTGATTTCCGCACACCATAAATCCGACCGTATTGTGGAAAGCTTCCTTATTGGAACAATGCAAGTGGAAAACTTTATGACCCACTTCCGGAAGCATAAAAATTCGGCCGTTATCGTGGGTGGAGACCGTTCGGATGTTCAGCTTGTCGCGTTGGAAGGTGATAGCCCGTGTCTCGTTTTAACAGGGAACCTCTATCCGAACGATATTATTTTAACACGTTCAGAAGTGCTTGAAATACCCATTATTGTTGTTCGCGATGATACATTTACCGTGGCCAAGAAGATGGAAGCCATTCTTGAACGTCATAAATTGCGTGATGTCATCAAAATCAGACAAGGGGCTCAACTTGTGAGTTCGAATATCGATTTTGCCTATATTAAAGAATATCTTGGTCTGAAATAA